A single Cottoperca gobio chromosome 5, fCotGob3.1, whole genome shotgun sequence DNA region contains:
- the LOC115008475 gene encoding PAK4-inhibitor inka1-like gives MRGEKMLCLRDSGDCLREQMQYMMRSLQDLKQLRRTCPAARRPLSTQLPALVRHSAVARACQQRALQREQRTRLRMSDASTASTYDSACCLASPLEEDEDDSSSRLGSPSSHKSLEFDSGYSEASWQDDAVVLRRTRNVRVSSSACLRTNRAPSGRIRPKSTSDACLERWTSFDISEQEDWTNSLLTRGRNRQPLVLGDNSFADLIQNWMDLPDCPEPTELKPNSSSRMGKGFFVNMRKRLTGFSKSVEDRVRMRVTDSAHVNRTTNASKRLSCPVVASESKVPFFHQSHSGINEIETDFYHFAALLKSRSRQPLICNDIIGYV, from the exons atgagaggagaaaagatg CTCTGCCTACGTGACTCAGGCGATTGCTTACGGGAGCAGATGCAGTACATGATGAGGTCACTGCAAGACCTGAAACAACTACGGAGAACCTGCCCTGCAGCCAGACGCCCCCTCAGCACCCAACTTCCAGCATTAGTGCGGCATTCTGCAGTGGCACGTGCCTGTCAGCAGCGAGCATTGCAGCGAGAGCAGCGTACAAGGCTGAGGATGTCTGATGCCAGCACGGCCAGTACGTACGACTCCGCCTGCTGCCTGGCGAGTCCtctggaggaggacgaggacgacTCAAGCAGCCGGCTGGGCTCTCCCAGCAGTCACAAAAGTTTGGAGTTTGATTCAGGCTACTCTGAGGCGTCATGGCAGGATGACGCAGTGGTCCTGAGGAGGACGAGAAATGTGCGGGTGTCATCATCAGCCTGCCTCCGCACAAACAGGGCACCAAGTGGACGCATTCGACCCAAATCCACGTCCGACGCCTGTCTGGAGAGGTGGACATCGTTTGATATCAGCGAACAAGAGGACTGGACAAACTCCTTATTGACCAGAGGACGCAACCGACAACCTCTGGTTCTGGGTGACAACAGCTTTGCAGACCTCATACAGAACTGGATGGACTTGCCAGATTGTCCTGAGCCCACTGAGCTGAAGCCAAATTCAAGTAGTAGAATGGGAAAAGGTTTCTTTGTCAACATGAGGAAGAGACTGACTGGGTTTTCTAAGAGtgtagaggacagagtgaggatgaGAGTCACAGACTCTGCTCATGTTAACAGAACTACAAATGCTTCAAAACGTCTGTCCTGTCCAGTCGTGGCATCGGAATCTAAAGTCCCTTTTTTCCACCAGTCTCACTCGGGCATTAATGAGATAGAAACTGATTTTTACCACTTCGCAGCCCTCTTGAAATCACGCAGCAGACAACCGTTAATCTGCAACGATATCATTGGCTACGTCTGA